The following are from one region of the Ischnura elegans chromosome X, ioIscEleg1.1, whole genome shotgun sequence genome:
- the LOC124171639 gene encoding acyl-CoA Delta-9 desaturase-like isoform X2, with protein sequence MSTPLRSVHFFHFYSVVDRSPSEMGEMSCKENSCKEKPSQVEDCSKENWSNESSDQVTIKREISWPNVLLFLYLHLSALYGFFLIFTEAQFKTTLFALSLVMVASLGLMAGAHRLWAHHSYVASLPLRIILICCHTLSGQGTVYEWVRNHRLHHLYFGTKLDPFGVQKGLLFSHFTCHLIKLHPSTEELHSQIDMTDLEADSLVMFQKRFKWILIPVFCFFLPLNAPMEYWNESIFVSFFVVGFLRFALNVNINWLMHSGYNIWGLKAGSRYPSGDDNSVFLVTKTHWPAYHYLMPYDYRCCEMGGYGTGLVTAFIDSHILMGTARDAKTTNTKITMDALKLAAKSGAPLHKCLSDIMSKKS encoded by the exons ATGTCAACCCCTCTTCGCTCAGTtcacttttttcacttttacagCGTGGTTGACCGATCACCAAGCGAAATGGGTGAGATGTCGTGCAAAGAAAATTCTTGCAAGGAGAAACCGTCACAAG TCGAAGACTGCAGCAAAGAAAACTGGAGCAATGAATCAAGCGATCAAGTAACCATAAAAAGGGAGATCAGTTGGCCAAACGTTCTGCTTTTCCTGTACCTTCATCTATCAGCACTTTATGGATTCTTCTTGATCTTCACCGAGGCTCAATTCAAAACCACACTTTTTG CTCTCTCTCTAGTAATGGTGGCTTCTCTGGGTCTGATGGCTGGAGCTCATCGATTGTGGGCCCATCATTCATATGTTGCTTCCCTGCCATTAAGAATCATTCTCATATGTTGCCACACATTATCTGGTCAG GGAACTGTCTATGAATGGGTGCGGAATCATCGCCTTCATCATCTATACTTCGGGACCAAACTGGATCCATTTGGTGTGCAGAAGGGTCTCCTGTTTTCACATTTCACCTGTCATCTGATAAAACTTCATCCCAGTACTGAGGAACTTCATTCACAGATTGACATGACTGATTTAGAGGCTGATTCCTTAGTAATGTTTCAGAAAAG attcaAATGGATTTTGATACCTGTATTCTGCTTCTTTTTACCACTGAATGCACCAATGGAGTACTGGAATGAATCcatatttgtatcattttttgtAGTGGGCTTCTTGCGTTTTGCCTTGAACGTAAATATCAACTGGTTGATGCACAGTGGATATAATATATGGGGACTGAAAGCAGGATCAAG GTATCCATCTGGTGATGACAACTCAGTATTTCTGGTGACCAAGACTCATTGGCCAGCCTATCATTACCTTATGCCATATGATTATAGATGCTGTGAAATGGGAGGCTATGGAACTGGGCTAGTTACTGCATTCATAGACAGCCATATTTTAATGGGCACAGCAAGAGATGCAAAGACCACCAATACAAAGATCACCATGGATGCATTGAAATTGGCTGCCAAGAGTGGTGCTCCTCTTCACAAGTGTCTCAGTGATATCATGAGCAAGAAATCGTAA
- the LOC124171639 gene encoding acyl-CoA Delta-9 desaturase-like isoform X1, translating into MSTPLRSVHFFHFYSVVDRSPSEMGEMSCKENSCKEKPSQGLCVEDCSKENWSNESSDQVTIKREISWPNVLLFLYLHLSALYGFFLIFTEAQFKTTLFALSLVMVASLGLMAGAHRLWAHHSYVASLPLRIILICCHTLSGQGTVYEWVRNHRLHHLYFGTKLDPFGVQKGLLFSHFTCHLIKLHPSTEELHSQIDMTDLEADSLVMFQKRFKWILIPVFCFFLPLNAPMEYWNESIFVSFFVVGFLRFALNVNINWLMHSGYNIWGLKAGSRYPSGDDNSVFLVTKTHWPAYHYLMPYDYRCCEMGGYGTGLVTAFIDSHILMGTARDAKTTNTKITMDALKLAAKSGAPLHKCLSDIMSKKS; encoded by the exons ATGTCAACCCCTCTTCGCTCAGTtcacttttttcacttttacagCGTGGTTGACCGATCACCAAGCGAAATGGGTGAGATGTCGTGCAAAGAAAATTCTTGCAAGGAGAAACCGTCACAAGGTTTATGTG TCGAAGACTGCAGCAAAGAAAACTGGAGCAATGAATCAAGCGATCAAGTAACCATAAAAAGGGAGATCAGTTGGCCAAACGTTCTGCTTTTCCTGTACCTTCATCTATCAGCACTTTATGGATTCTTCTTGATCTTCACCGAGGCTCAATTCAAAACCACACTTTTTG CTCTCTCTCTAGTAATGGTGGCTTCTCTGGGTCTGATGGCTGGAGCTCATCGATTGTGGGCCCATCATTCATATGTTGCTTCCCTGCCATTAAGAATCATTCTCATATGTTGCCACACATTATCTGGTCAG GGAACTGTCTATGAATGGGTGCGGAATCATCGCCTTCATCATCTATACTTCGGGACCAAACTGGATCCATTTGGTGTGCAGAAGGGTCTCCTGTTTTCACATTTCACCTGTCATCTGATAAAACTTCATCCCAGTACTGAGGAACTTCATTCACAGATTGACATGACTGATTTAGAGGCTGATTCCTTAGTAATGTTTCAGAAAAG attcaAATGGATTTTGATACCTGTATTCTGCTTCTTTTTACCACTGAATGCACCAATGGAGTACTGGAATGAATCcatatttgtatcattttttgtAGTGGGCTTCTTGCGTTTTGCCTTGAACGTAAATATCAACTGGTTGATGCACAGTGGATATAATATATGGGGACTGAAAGCAGGATCAAG GTATCCATCTGGTGATGACAACTCAGTATTTCTGGTGACCAAGACTCATTGGCCAGCCTATCATTACCTTATGCCATATGATTATAGATGCTGTGAAATGGGAGGCTATGGAACTGGGCTAGTTACTGCATTCATAGACAGCCATATTTTAATGGGCACAGCAAGAGATGCAAAGACCACCAATACAAAGATCACCATGGATGCATTGAAATTGGCTGCCAAGAGTGGTGCTCCTCTTCACAAGTGTCTCAGTGATATCATGAGCAAGAAATCGTAA
- the LOC124171639 gene encoding acyl-CoA Delta-9 desaturase-like isoform X3, whose translation MVASLGLMAGAHRLWAHHSYVASLPLRIILICCHTLSGQGTVYEWVRNHRLHHLYFGTKLDPFGVQKGLLFSHFTCHLIKLHPSTEELHSQIDMTDLEADSLVMFQKRFKWILIPVFCFFLPLNAPMEYWNESIFVSFFVVGFLRFALNVNINWLMHSGYNIWGLKAGSRYPSGDDNSVFLVTKTHWPAYHYLMPYDYRCCEMGGYGTGLVTAFIDSHILMGTARDAKTTNTKITMDALKLAAKSGAPLHKCLSDIMSKKS comes from the exons ATGGTGGCTTCTCTGGGTCTGATGGCTGGAGCTCATCGATTGTGGGCCCATCATTCATATGTTGCTTCCCTGCCATTAAGAATCATTCTCATATGTTGCCACACATTATCTGGTCAG GGAACTGTCTATGAATGGGTGCGGAATCATCGCCTTCATCATCTATACTTCGGGACCAAACTGGATCCATTTGGTGTGCAGAAGGGTCTCCTGTTTTCACATTTCACCTGTCATCTGATAAAACTTCATCCCAGTACTGAGGAACTTCATTCACAGATTGACATGACTGATTTAGAGGCTGATTCCTTAGTAATGTTTCAGAAAAG attcaAATGGATTTTGATACCTGTATTCTGCTTCTTTTTACCACTGAATGCACCAATGGAGTACTGGAATGAATCcatatttgtatcattttttgtAGTGGGCTTCTTGCGTTTTGCCTTGAACGTAAATATCAACTGGTTGATGCACAGTGGATATAATATATGGGGACTGAAAGCAGGATCAAG GTATCCATCTGGTGATGACAACTCAGTATTTCTGGTGACCAAGACTCATTGGCCAGCCTATCATTACCTTATGCCATATGATTATAGATGCTGTGAAATGGGAGGCTATGGAACTGGGCTAGTTACTGCATTCATAGACAGCCATATTTTAATGGGCACAGCAAGAGATGCAAAGACCACCAATACAAAGATCACCATGGATGCATTGAAATTGGCTGCCAAGAGTGGTGCTCCTCTTCACAAGTGTCTCAGTGATATCATGAGCAAGAAATCGTAA